The proteins below come from a single Prolixibacter sp. NT017 genomic window:
- a CDS encoding DUF1573 domain-containing protein: MSRFTIFIYISVLLSLAGCHNQPGQKNSIPKDTTTVQQKGPAKFEFHDEIHNFGTLKAGEVVSFSFRFENAGGKPLTISKIDNECGCLEILYPKKPVQPGEKSTIEVIFNSDGEWGNQFKTIEIETHSGLKKKIAVTAHVLNEQFEKLINTK; the protein is encoded by the coding sequence ATGAGCCGTTTTACTATCTTCATTTACATTTCCGTATTGCTGTCCCTGGCGGGATGTCACAACCAACCAGGTCAGAAGAATAGTATTCCGAAAGATACAACAACGGTACAACAAAAGGGACCGGCCAAATTTGAGTTTCACGACGAAATCCATAATTTTGGTACCCTGAAGGCAGGAGAGGTCGTCTCTTTTTCCTTCCGTTTTGAAAACGCAGGTGGCAAGCCGCTTACCATCTCAAAAATAGATAACGAATGTGGATGTTTGGAAATTTTATATCCGAAAAAACCGGTTCAACCGGGAGAAAAATCCACAATTGAAGTTATCTTTAACTCCGATGGTGAATGGGGAAACCAATTCAAAACCATTGAGATTGAAACCCACAGCGGGTTGAAAAAGAAAATTGCCGTTACGGCGCATGTATTGAACGAACAATTTGAAAAACTGATAAATACAAAATGA
- the nusB gene encoding transcription antitermination factor NusB, giving the protein MISRRIIRTKVLQILYAHFTTPGKTINQSESELNFSIRKTYDLYHLLFALLIEVRDFAEERQTAGKRKNIPSWDDLHPNTRFIDNRIINRLKENEALNKYIEDNKISWKNNPELIRKLYLELAEAEFYKQYLTAETSSIQADQKLCERFFAELVLNNELFESELEEQSIYWNDDLDFVISMVIKTIKKVKQDPSPTLRLLSLYKDDEDKDYTVKLFRKTILKHEENHKIIESYTKNWDVERVALMDILILELAITELTDFPSIPIKVTLNEYIELSKYYSTKRSSTFINGVLDRISKDFQEDGRIVKAGRGLLDGK; this is encoded by the coding sequence ATGATTAGCCGTAGGATCATCCGCACCAAAGTATTGCAGATTCTGTATGCCCACTTTACCACACCGGGAAAAACCATTAACCAATCAGAATCAGAACTAAACTTCAGCATCCGTAAAACATACGACCTTTATCACTTACTGTTTGCTCTGCTCATCGAAGTTCGCGATTTTGCCGAAGAACGACAGACTGCCGGAAAGCGTAAAAACATTCCGTCGTGGGATGATCTTCACCCCAATACCCGCTTTATCGACAACCGGATTATCAACCGGCTGAAAGAGAACGAAGCGTTGAATAAATACATCGAGGACAACAAAATCAGCTGGAAGAACAATCCGGAACTCATTCGAAAGCTCTACCTTGAGCTGGCAGAAGCGGAATTTTACAAGCAATACCTCACAGCCGAAACAAGCAGCATTCAGGCCGACCAAAAGCTTTGCGAACGTTTCTTTGCTGAGTTGGTTCTCAACAACGAACTTTTCGAAAGCGAGCTGGAAGAACAAAGTATTTACTGGAACGACGATTTGGATTTTGTCATCAGTATGGTCATCAAAACCATAAAGAAGGTAAAACAAGATCCCTCTCCGACTCTTCGTCTGCTTTCTCTTTATAAAGATGATGAAGACAAGGATTACACCGTTAAGCTGTTCCGGAAAACGATTCTGAAGCACGAAGAGAATCACAAAATCATCGAGTCGTACACCAAAAACTGGGATGTGGAACGTGTGGCGCTGATGGATATTCTTATCCTGGAACTTGCCATTACTGAGCTGACTGATTTCCCGTCCATCCCGATTAAGGTGACGCTGAACGAATATATTGAGCTGTCGAAATATTACAGTACGAAACGTAGCTCAACCTTTATTAATGGTGTACTCGACCGGATAAGCAAAGATTTCCAGGAAGATGGCCGCATTGTAAAAGCCGGCCGCGGACTGTTGGATGGAAAATAA
- a CDS encoding rhomboid family intramembrane serine protease translates to MSIFRYIPGNNYTEEQRQLDKRIFRHSLFFPTFLVVLLWLIRLFESEFHLDLVQGGIYPLHVKGLLGIITAPLVHGSFSHLMANTVPLFILTVALLFFYRDLAYRIFFLIWILSGTFVWLGAREAWHIGASGVIYGLAAFLFMSGVVRNNVRLLTISIIVVFLYGGLFWGIFPMKPEISWEGHLRGGISGLVLAVVYRKKGPPEEQHHWEEDDDEFVSTEEKVEENTISPDSAQSFDEQERPS, encoded by the coding sequence ATGAGCATATTCCGGTACATTCCGGGCAATAATTACACCGAAGAGCAACGACAACTGGACAAGCGGATTTTCAGGCACAGCCTGTTCTTTCCTACTTTCCTTGTTGTCTTGCTTTGGCTAATCAGGTTATTCGAATCAGAATTTCATCTTGATTTGGTCCAGGGAGGAATCTATCCTCTTCATGTGAAAGGCCTGCTCGGAATCATTACCGCTCCTTTGGTTCACGGTAGCTTCAGCCACCTGATGGCTAATACCGTCCCACTATTTATCCTCACCGTCGCGCTTTTATTCTTCTACCGTGATCTGGCCTATCGCATCTTTTTCCTTATTTGGATTTTGTCGGGAACATTCGTTTGGCTGGGAGCACGGGAAGCCTGGCATATTGGCGCCAGCGGTGTCATATACGGACTCGCTGCCTTCCTTTTTATGAGTGGTGTCGTTCGCAACAATGTTCGCCTGCTCACCATTTCCATTATTGTGGTCTTCCTATATGGAGGACTGTTTTGGGGAATCTTTCCCATGAAACCGGAAATCTCATGGGAAGGTCATCTCCGGGGAGGCATATCGGGATTGGTTTTGGCAGTCGTCTACCGAAAAAAAGGCCCGCCTGAAGAGCAGCATCACTGGGAAGAAGATGATGATGAATTCGTTTCAACAGAGGAGAAGGTTGAAGAAAACACCATTTCGCCCGATTCAGCACAAAGTTTCGATGAGCAAGAACGTCCATCCTGA
- a CDS encoding low specificity L-threonine aldolase, translating into MTHERGFASDNNSGIHPDILKAMAEANQGHAVGYGGDKWTEQATQLFKKEFGNDTEVFFVFNGTGANILSLKSASRSFNSIICAETAHIQVDECGAPEKFTGCKLIPIKTSDGKLRPDDIKPELHGFGFEHHAQPGVISITQATELGTVYKKEEIQALAELAHEHGMYLHMDGARLANAAVALDMNFREFTRDAGVDILSFGGTKNGMMMGEAVVFFRPELATLTKYFRKQAAQLSSKMRFISAQFIPYLGNGLWKENATHSNRMAKLLEEEIRSIEGVEITQPVDANGVFAIIPGELIPELQKEFFFYTWDEQRNEVRWMTSFDTTEEDIHTFGNLLRQKMKK; encoded by the coding sequence ATGACACATGAAAGGGGCTTTGCCAGCGACAATAATTCCGGGATTCACCCCGATATTCTGAAAGCAATGGCAGAAGCCAACCAGGGCCATGCTGTCGGCTATGGCGGCGACAAATGGACCGAGCAAGCCACTCAACTTTTTAAGAAAGAGTTTGGCAACGATACCGAAGTATTTTTTGTATTCAATGGCACTGGTGCCAATATTCTCAGTTTAAAATCAGCTTCCCGCTCATTCAATTCCATCATCTGTGCCGAAACAGCACACATCCAGGTGGACGAATGCGGTGCCCCGGAAAAATTCACCGGCTGCAAACTGATTCCCATCAAAACATCCGACGGTAAGCTGCGCCCGGACGACATCAAACCGGAACTGCATGGCTTTGGTTTCGAACATCATGCTCAGCCCGGAGTCATCAGCATCACACAGGCAACCGAACTGGGAACCGTATATAAAAAGGAAGAGATTCAAGCGCTAGCCGAATTAGCCCACGAACACGGTATGTACCTGCACATGGATGGCGCCCGTTTAGCCAATGCCGCTGTCGCACTCGACATGAACTTCCGCGAATTCACCCGCGATGCCGGAGTCGATATTCTCTCTTTCGGCGGTACCAAAAATGGAATGATGATGGGTGAAGCTGTTGTTTTCTTCCGTCCTGAGCTGGCTACTTTAACGAAATATTTCCGAAAACAGGCAGCACAGTTGAGTTCCAAGATGCGCTTCATCAGTGCCCAGTTTATTCCTTATCTGGGAAATGGCTTGTGGAAGGAAAACGCCACACACTCCAACCGTATGGCAAAATTACTCGAAGAAGAAATTCGCTCCATCGAAGGTGTTGAAATCACCCAACCAGTAGATGCCAACGGCGTATTTGCTATCATTCCCGGCGAATTGATTCCTGAGTTACAAAAAGAATTTTTCTTTTATACCTGGGATGAGCAACGCAACGAGGTGCGTTGGATGACTTCGTTCGACACCACCGAAGAAGACATTCATACGTTTGGAAATCTACTACGGCAAAAAATGAAAAAATGA
- a CDS encoding deoxyribodipyrimidine photo-lyase codes for MRKKEKAVVSIFWFRRDLRLEDNIGLMHALKTRENVLPVFIFDPEIFQRDQKNRNVQVGFVYDALLSIKEKLETLGSDLYVAAGKPLDVFKTLMETYHIFSVYANREYEPYTLQRDEEIASFLNQHEVEFHTYKDHVLFEKDEIVKDNGEPYTVFTAYKQRFLRKLNQSMVVPAPISKYAHNFFRTMPIPMPSLEEMKYSRVDVPIPPRKLPAELLKSYESERDFPARNGTSHLSVHLRFGTVSIRKVTALAMQHSDTFLSELIWRNFYSVILWFFPEVVHRSFKPAYDDIVWENKKEQFEAWCEGRTGYPLVDAGMRELNATGYMHNRVRMVVASFLCKHLLIDWRWGEAYFASKLLDYDLASNNGGWQWAAGSGNDAAPYFRVFNPELQAKKFDPKGEYIVKWVPEYGTMSYPKPIVVHAEARERALTRYAEAVKAKA; via the coding sequence ATGAGAAAAAAAGAGAAAGCTGTCGTTAGTATTTTCTGGTTTCGGCGCGACTTGCGGCTGGAAGACAACATCGGTCTCATGCATGCCCTGAAAACCAGGGAAAATGTGTTGCCAGTGTTTATTTTCGATCCGGAAATATTTCAGCGGGATCAAAAGAACCGAAATGTCCAGGTAGGTTTTGTTTATGATGCATTGCTGAGTATTAAGGAAAAACTGGAAACCCTTGGTTCCGATCTTTATGTCGCCGCAGGAAAACCTCTTGACGTTTTCAAAACGTTGATGGAAACGTATCACATATTTAGTGTTTATGCCAACCGGGAATATGAACCCTACACGCTTCAGCGGGATGAAGAAATAGCTTCTTTTTTGAACCAACATGAGGTGGAGTTTCATACCTATAAGGATCATGTTTTATTTGAAAAAGACGAAATAGTAAAAGATAATGGTGAGCCGTATACGGTTTTCACTGCCTACAAGCAACGGTTTCTGCGAAAGCTGAATCAATCGATGGTTGTGCCCGCCCCCATTTCCAAGTATGCCCATAACTTTTTCAGGACGATGCCAATACCGATGCCATCGTTGGAAGAAATGAAATATTCGCGGGTGGACGTGCCGATTCCTCCCCGTAAATTACCTGCCGAATTGCTGAAAAGTTATGAGTCGGAGCGGGATTTTCCGGCACGGAACGGAACGTCACATTTGAGTGTCCATTTGCGGTTTGGAACGGTTAGTATCCGCAAAGTAACCGCATTGGCTATGCAGCATTCCGATACATTTCTGAGCGAATTGATTTGGCGAAATTTCTACAGCGTTATTTTGTGGTTCTTCCCGGAGGTCGTTCACCGATCTTTCAAACCGGCTTATGATGATATCGTTTGGGAGAACAAAAAAGAGCAGTTCGAGGCCTGGTGTGAAGGACGAACCGGCTACCCGTTGGTCGATGCCGGGATGCGTGAACTGAACGCTACAGGTTACATGCACAACCGCGTGCGGATGGTTGTTGCCAGTTTCCTTTGCAAGCACTTGCTAATCGATTGGCGCTGGGGCGAAGCGTATTTTGCCAGTAAGTTGCTCGATTATGATCTGGCTTCGAATAATGGTGGCTGGCAATGGGCTGCCGGTTCAGGAAATGACGCGGCACCTTATTTTCGGGTGTTTAACCCGGAATTGCAGGCCAAGAAATTCGATCCAAAAGGTGAGTACATTGTAAAATGGGTCCCGGAATATGGAACCATG